One window of the Procambarus clarkii isolate CNS0578487 chromosome 27, FALCON_Pclarkii_2.0, whole genome shotgun sequence genome contains the following:
- the LOC138369188 gene encoding uncharacterized protein, with product MGEKVLHETDKEKNLGVDITLNLSREAHFKRFTSAAYARLANIGKASRNLCKDSSRTLYTTYVRSILEYVAPAWSPYLVKHDTMLEKVQRYATRLAPELRGMSYEKRLKELNLTSLEPHVPWVEREEGDTGGNLVPR from the coding sequence ATGGGAGagaaagtacttcatgaaacggacaaagagaaaaatctaggagtggatatcacactaaacctgtctcGTGAAGCCCACTTCAAAAgatttacatctgcggcatatgcgaggctggctaacataggAAAGGCctccaggaacctgtgtaaggattcatccagaaccttgtataccacatatgtaagatcaatcctggaatatgtggccccagcatggagcccgtacctagtcaagcacgacACGAtgttggaaaaggttcagaggtatgccaccaggctagccccagaactaagaggtatgagctacgagaaaaggctaaaggagctgaacctcacgtccctggaacctCACGTCCCATGGGTGGAAcgcgaagaaggggacacagggggaaacttagtacccagatga